The Miscanthus floridulus cultivar M001 chromosome 7, ASM1932011v1, whole genome shotgun sequence genome includes a region encoding these proteins:
- the LOC136463121 gene encoding probable F-box protein At4g22030, producing MAAALQAQRLFLTASTSSSSSLTTRPRRTTAAPCRAGLRVPSGVQTTTASSIPADGGLKQDWIDVTTTSGSIASSPADRNTAIDKLRAVAEAAADRAEMHDIIGRQRDNWNHLLLHSTNSLTLAASVMAALAPAAPGTVAALKASAGVLLATAAVTMAAVNRVQPSQLAEEQRNATRLWRQLERDVRATLQHEAQQVTQADVQDAMDRVLALDAAYPLPLLPGMLEKFPKAVEPARWWPRRRPQQQPKSSSTTTRSRSFGRRGVRTTSNGWSQELEEEMRGLLRVLRAKDEHQYLTVGKLVLSINRGLAVAGPALAGTAAVAAAFIGTGDGAWASGAAAACGALAAAVNTVEHGAQLGMLFELLRNCAGFYRKVQEDIEAALGEADVERRENGEVFRTKVALLLGRDAAELRQFRRMASASVKDDDIKDYAGKLF from the coding sequence atggcggcggctcTTCAGGCACAGCGCCTCTTCCTGACGGCTTccacctcctcgtcctcgtcactCACGACGCGGCCGCGCCGGACCACGGCCGCCCCCTGCCGCGCCGGCCTGCGCGTGCCGTCTGGTGTCCAGACAACAACCGCGTCCTCCATCCCGGCGGACGGCGGCCTCAAGCAGGACTGGATCGACGTGACCACCACCAGCGGCAGCATCGCCTCCTCCCCCGCCGACCGCAACACGGCGATCGACAAGCTCCGCGCGGTGGCGGAGGCCGCGGCGGACCGCGCCGAGATGCACGACATCATCGGGCGGCAGCGGGACAACTGGAACCACCTGCTGCTCCACTCCACCAACTCCCTGACGCTGGCGGCCTCCGTGATGGCCGCGCTGGCGCCCGCCGCGCCGGGAACCGTGGCcgcgctcaaggcctcggcgggGGTCCTCCTCGCCACGGCCGCCGTCACCATGGCCGCCGTCAACAGGGTGCAACCGTCGCAGCTCGCCGAGGAGCAGCGCAACGCCACGCGCCTATGGAGGCAGCTGGAGCGCGACGTCCGCGCCACGCTCCAGCACGAGGCGCAGCAGGTGACCCAGGCCGACGTGCAGGACGCCATGGACAGGGTCCTCGCGCTGGACGCCGCGTACCCGCTGCCGCTGCTCCCGGGGATGCTGGAGAAGTTCCCCAAGGCCGTGGAGCCCGCGCGGTggtggccgcgccgccgcccgcaGCAACAGCCGAagagcagcagcaccaccacccGGTCCAGGAGCTTCGGTCGCCGCGGCGTCCGCACCACCTCCAACGGGTGGAgccaggagctggaggaggagatgCGCGGCCTGCTGCGCGTGCTCCGTGCCAAGGACGAGCACCAGTACCTAACGGTGGGGAAGCTGGTGCTGTCCATCAACCGCGGCCTCGCCGTGGCGGGGCCCGCGCTGGCCGGCACCGCCGCGGTGGCCGCGGCCTTCATCGGGACCGGCGACGGCGCGTGGGCGTccggcgccgcggcggcgtgcggcgcgctggcggcggcggtgaaCACGGTGGAGCACGGCGCGCAGCTGGGCATGCTGTTCGAGCTGCTGCGCAACTGCGCCGGGTTCTACCGCAAGGTGCAGGAGGACATCGAGGCCGCCCTGGGGGAGGCCGACGTGGAGCGGCGGGAGAACGGGGAGGTGTTCCGGACCAAGGTCGCCCTGCTGCTGGGCCGCgacgcggcggagctccggcagtTCAGAAGGATGGCGTCGGCGTCGGTGAAGGATGACGACATCAAGGACTACGCCGGGAAACTCTTCTGA